From a region of the Globicephala melas chromosome 19, mGloMel1.2, whole genome shotgun sequence genome:
- the IGFLR1 gene encoding IGF-like family receptor 1 isoform X2 — protein MPPHPLLPSSAPVSWQVLQRCCGRKSCGHGPPEGRLRQDGAPMPPPDCRAAPGPGGAEEGLSALQPEYRNPEDLCCGSCLQRFGPPPARCNPNSEELCSPCGGGATAPTSLGSRGGTRRRGRQKPVPNKEPCPLTRGKLSVLSSQEPSLPAISSLLWTSEHKVPQQAWPSWSFDLSLVLVLLMTSAEILLLALQRHRRRHHQGKAVQHPYPGLVCNDLNIHTLFSLHLSPPGSLEASEAGDSGKEVPLPPLLGRELPSLESQPLSRLLDELEVLEELIVLLDPEPGPGWGRACGSTRHLAAKYGLPAAWSTSAYSLQPSRWPRWALMEMVVAREPSASLGQIGAHLPRDGGQMHCRCCPSLAELGPAQPSTR, from the exons ATGCCCCCACATCCACTGCTTCCTTCTTCTGCCCCGGTTTCCTGGCAAGTGCTGCAGAGGTGCTGTGGCAGGAAGTCCTGTGGTCATGGCCCCCCAGAAGGCAGGCTCCGCCAGGATGGGGCCCCTATGCCTCCTCCTGACTGCCGTGCTGCTCCTGGCCCAGGCGGCGCCGAGGAAGGCCTCTCAGCACTGCAGCCGGAGTACCGGAACCCTGAGGACCTGTGCTGTGGCAGCTGCTTGCAGCGCTTCGGGCCGCCCCCTGCTCGG TGCAACCCCAACAGCGAGGAGCTATGTAGCCCTTGTGGCGGCGGAGCAACGGCCCCCACTTCCTTGGGGAGCCGCGGCGGGACCCGGAGGCGCGGCAGACAG AAGCCGGTCCCTAACAAGGAGCCCTGCCCCCTGACACGTGGAAAGCTGAGCGTCCTTAGTTCCCAGGAGCCCAGCTTACCGGCGATTTCCAGTCTCCTGTGGACATCTGAGCACAAAGTCCCTCAGCAGGCCTGGCCGAGTTGGAGTTTTGACCTGTCCCTGGTGCTGGTTCTGCTCATGACCTCAGCAGAAATTCTCCTGCTCGCCCTGCAAAGGCACCGCCGTCGCCACCACCAGGGGAAAGCTGTCCAACACCCCTATCCTGGCTTGGTTTGCAACGACCTCAACATCCACACCCTATTCTCCTTGCACTTGTCCCCTCCAGGCTCCCTGGAGGCTTCAGAGGCAGGGGACTCAGGGAAGGAGGTCCCTCTGCCTCCACTCCTAGGCAGGG AGCTGCCAAGTCTGGAATCACAGCCGCTGTCTCGCCTCCTGGATGAGCTGGAAGTGCTGGAGGAGCTGATCGTGCTGCTGGATCCTGAGCCTGGGCCAGGTTGGGGGAGAGCCTGTGGCAGCACTCGACACCTGGCTGCAAAATATGGACTGCCTGCTGCCTGGTCCACTTCCGCCTACTCCCTGCAGCCCAGTCGCTGGCCTCGGTGGGCCCTGATGGAGATGGTGGTGGCAAGGGAGCCCTCTGCCTCTCTGGGCCAGATTGGCGCACACCTGCCCAGAGACGGCGGGCAGATGCACTGCAGGTGCTGTCCAAGCTTGGCTGAGCTGGGGCCTGCCCAGCCTAGTACCCGATAA
- the IGFLR1 gene encoding IGF-like family receptor 1 isoform X3 → MPPHPLLPSSAPVSWQVLQRCCGRKSCGHGPPEGRLRQDGAPMPPPDCRAAPGPGGAEEGLSALQPEYRNPEDLCCGSCLQRFGPPPARKPVPNKEPCPLTRGKLSVLSSQEPSLPAISSLLWTSEHKVPQQAWPSWSFDLSLVLVLLMTSAEILLLALQRHRRRHHQGKAVQHPYPGLVCNDLNIHTLFSLHLSPPGSLEASEAGDSGKEVPLPPLLGRELPSLESQPLSRLLDELEVLEELIVLLDPEPGPGWGRACGSTRHLAAKYGLPAAWSTSAYSLQPSRWPRWALMEMVVAREPSASLGQIGAHLPRDGGQMHCRCCPSLAELGPAQPSTR, encoded by the exons ATGCCCCCACATCCACTGCTTCCTTCTTCTGCCCCGGTTTCCTGGCAAGTGCTGCAGAGGTGCTGTGGCAGGAAGTCCTGTGGTCATGGCCCCCCAGAAGGCAGGCTCCGCCAGGATGGGGCCCCTATGCCTCCTCCTGACTGCCGTGCTGCTCCTGGCCCAGGCGGCGCCGAGGAAGGCCTCTCAGCACTGCAGCCGGAGTACCGGAACCCTGAGGACCTGTGCTGTGGCAGCTGCTTGCAGCGCTTCGGGCCGCCCCCTGCTCGG AAGCCGGTCCCTAACAAGGAGCCCTGCCCCCTGACACGTGGAAAGCTGAGCGTCCTTAGTTCCCAGGAGCCCAGCTTACCGGCGATTTCCAGTCTCCTGTGGACATCTGAGCACAAAGTCCCTCAGCAGGCCTGGCCGAGTTGGAGTTTTGACCTGTCCCTGGTGCTGGTTCTGCTCATGACCTCAGCAGAAATTCTCCTGCTCGCCCTGCAAAGGCACCGCCGTCGCCACCACCAGGGGAAAGCTGTCCAACACCCCTATCCTGGCTTGGTTTGCAACGACCTCAACATCCACACCCTATTCTCCTTGCACTTGTCCCCTCCAGGCTCCCTGGAGGCTTCAGAGGCAGGGGACTCAGGGAAGGAGGTCCCTCTGCCTCCACTCCTAGGCAGGG AGCTGCCAAGTCTGGAATCACAGCCGCTGTCTCGCCTCCTGGATGAGCTGGAAGTGCTGGAGGAGCTGATCGTGCTGCTGGATCCTGAGCCTGGGCCAGGTTGGGGGAGAGCCTGTGGCAGCACTCGACACCTGGCTGCAAAATATGGACTGCCTGCTGCCTGGTCCACTTCCGCCTACTCCCTGCAGCCCAGTCGCTGGCCTCGGTGGGCCCTGATGGAGATGGTGGTGGCAAGGGAGCCCTCTGCCTCTCTGGGCCAGATTGGCGCACACCTGCCCAGAGACGGCGGGCAGATGCACTGCAGGTGCTGTCCAAGCTTGGCTGAGCTGGGGCCTGCCCAGCCTAGTACCCGATAA
- the U2AF1L4 gene encoding splicing factor U2AF 26 kDa subunit isoform X1 has product MAEYLASIFGTEKDKVNCSFYFKIGACRHGDRCSRLHNKPTFSQTIVLLNLYRNPQNTAQTADGSHCHVSDVEVQERYDNFFEEVFTELQEKYGEIEEMNVCDNLGDHLVGNVYVKFRREEDAERAVAELNNRWFNGQAVHAELSPVTDFRESCCRQYEMGSPPRSHTGHRSRERNRRRSPDHRHGHF; this is encoded by the exons ATGGCCGAATATTTAGCTTCGATATTCGGGACTGAGAAGGACAA GGTTAACTGCTCTTTTTACTTTAAGATCGGGGCCTGCCGGCACGGGGACCGGTGCTCCCGGCTTCACAACAAACCGACTTTCAGCCAG ACCATAGTGCTGCTCAACCTGTACCGGAATCCACAGAACACCGCCCAAACCGCAGACGGATCGCACT GTCACGTGAGCGACGTGGAGGTGCAAGAACGCTATGATAACTTCTTCGAG GAAGTGTTCACGGAACTGCAGGAGAAGTACGGGGAGATTGAAGAGATGAATGTGTGCGACAACCTGGGGGATCACCTCGTGGGCAATGTTTATGTCAAG TTTCGGCGCGAGGAGGATGCAGAGCGGGCAGTCGCTGAACTCAATAACCGCTGGTTCAACGGGCAGGCTGTGCATGCCGAGCTGTCTCCCGTCACTGACTTCCGGGAGTCGTGCTGTCGGCAGTATGAGATGGG GTCACCCCCAAGGTCCCATACCGGCCACCGTTCCCGAGAAAGAAATCGACGACGGTCCCCAGACCACCGGCATGGCCATTTCTGA
- the PSENEN gene encoding gamma-secretase subunit PEN-2, which produces MNLERVSNEEKLNLCRKYYLGGFAFLPFLWLVNIFWFFREAFLVPAYTEQSQIKGYVWRSAVGFLFWVIVLTTWITIFQIYRPRWGALGDYLSFTIPLGTP; this is translated from the exons ATGAACTTGGAGCGGGTGTCCAACGAGGAGAAGTTGAACCTGTGCCGGAAGTACTACCTGG gtGGGTTTGCTTTCCTGCCTTTTCTCTGGTTGGTCAACATCTTCTGGTTCTTCCGAGAGGCCTTCCTTGTCCCGGCATACACAGAACAGAGCCAAATCAAAGGCT ATGTCTGGCGCTCAGCTGTGGGCTTCCTCTTCTGGGTGATTGTACTCACCACTTGGATCACTATCTTCCAGATCTACCGGCCACGTTGGGGCGCCCTTGGGGACTACCTCTCCTTCACCATACCCCTGGGTACCCCCTGA
- the IGFLR1 gene encoding IGF-like family receptor 1 isoform X1: MPPHPLLPSSAPVSWQVLQRCCGRKSCGHGPPEGRLRQDGAPMPPPDCRAAPGPGGAEEGLSALQPEYRNPEDLCCGSCLQRFGPPPARTEFSENCGPDDAGNHVTHPFKECPPGQCNPNSEELCSPCGGGATAPTSLGSRGGTRRRGRQPVPNKEPCPLTRGKLSVLSSQEPSLPAISSLLWTSEHKVPQQAWPSWSFDLSLVLVLLMTSAEILLLALQRHRRRHHQGKAVQHPYPGLVCNDLNIHTLFSLHLSPPGSLEASEAGDSGKEVPLPPLLGRELPSLESQPLSRLLDELEVLEELIVLLDPEPGPGWGRACGSTRHLAAKYGLPAAWSTSAYSLQPSRWPRWALMEMVVAREPSASLGQIGAHLPRDGGQMHCRCCPSLAELGPAQPSTR; encoded by the exons ATGCCCCCACATCCACTGCTTCCTTCTTCTGCCCCGGTTTCCTGGCAAGTGCTGCAGAGGTGCTGTGGCAGGAAGTCCTGTGGTCATGGCCCCCCAGAAGGCAGGCTCCGCCAGGATGGGGCCCCTATGCCTCCTCCTGACTGCCGTGCTGCTCCTGGCCCAGGCGGCGCCGAGGAAGGCCTCTCAGCACTGCAGCCGGAGTACCGGAACCCTGAGGACCTGTGCTGTGGCAGCTGCTTGCAGCGCTTCGGGCCGCCCCCTGCTCGG ACTGAATTTTCGGAAAACTGCGGGCCCGATGATGCGGGCAATCACGTAACGCACCCCTTCAAAGAGTGTCCTCCTGGGCAGTGCAACCCCAACAGCGAGGAGCTATGTAGCCCTTGTGGCGGCGGAGCAACGGCCCCCACTTCCTTGGGGAGCCGCGGCGGGACCCGGAGGCGCGGCAGACAG CCGGTCCCTAACAAGGAGCCCTGCCCCCTGACACGTGGAAAGCTGAGCGTCCTTAGTTCCCAGGAGCCCAGCTTACCGGCGATTTCCAGTCTCCTGTGGACATCTGAGCACAAAGTCCCTCAGCAGGCCTGGCCGAGTTGGAGTTTTGACCTGTCCCTGGTGCTGGTTCTGCTCATGACCTCAGCAGAAATTCTCCTGCTCGCCCTGCAAAGGCACCGCCGTCGCCACCACCAGGGGAAAGCTGTCCAACACCCCTATCCTGGCTTGGTTTGCAACGACCTCAACATCCACACCCTATTCTCCTTGCACTTGTCCCCTCCAGGCTCCCTGGAGGCTTCAGAGGCAGGGGACTCAGGGAAGGAGGTCCCTCTGCCTCCACTCCTAGGCAGGG AGCTGCCAAGTCTGGAATCACAGCCGCTGTCTCGCCTCCTGGATGAGCTGGAAGTGCTGGAGGAGCTGATCGTGCTGCTGGATCCTGAGCCTGGGCCAGGTTGGGGGAGAGCCTGTGGCAGCACTCGACACCTGGCTGCAAAATATGGACTGCCTGCTGCCTGGTCCACTTCCGCCTACTCCCTGCAGCCCAGTCGCTGGCCTCGGTGGGCCCTGATGGAGATGGTGGTGGCAAGGGAGCCCTCTGCCTCTCTGGGCCAGATTGGCGCACACCTGCCCAGAGACGGCGGGCAGATGCACTGCAGGTGCTGTCCAAGCTTGGCTGAGCTGGGGCCTGCCCAGCCTAGTACCCGATAA
- the U2AF1L4 gene encoding splicing factor U2AF 26 kDa subunit isoform X3 produces the protein MAEYLASIFGTEKDKVNCSFYFKIGACRHGDRCSRLHNKPTFSQTIVLLNLYRNPQNTAQTADGSHCHVSDVEVQERYDNFFEFRREEDAERAVAELNNRWFNGQAVHAELSPVTDFRESCCRQYEMGSPPRSHTGHRSRERNRRRSPDHRHGHF, from the exons ATGGCCGAATATTTAGCTTCGATATTCGGGACTGAGAAGGACAA GGTTAACTGCTCTTTTTACTTTAAGATCGGGGCCTGCCGGCACGGGGACCGGTGCTCCCGGCTTCACAACAAACCGACTTTCAGCCAG ACCATAGTGCTGCTCAACCTGTACCGGAATCCACAGAACACCGCCCAAACCGCAGACGGATCGCACT GTCACGTGAGCGACGTGGAGGTGCAAGAACGCTATGATAACTTCTTCGAG TTTCGGCGCGAGGAGGATGCAGAGCGGGCAGTCGCTGAACTCAATAACCGCTGGTTCAACGGGCAGGCTGTGCATGCCGAGCTGTCTCCCGTCACTGACTTCCGGGAGTCGTGCTGTCGGCAGTATGAGATGGG GTCACCCCCAAGGTCCCATACCGGCCACCGTTCCCGAGAAAGAAATCGACGACGGTCCCCAGACCACCGGCATGGCCATTTCTGA
- the U2AF1L4 gene encoding splicing factor U2AF 26 kDa subunit isoform X2 — protein MAEYLASIFGTEKDKVNCSFYFKIGACRHGDRCSRLHNKPTFSQTIVLLNLYRNPQNTAQTADGSHCHVSDVEVQERYDNFFEEVFTELQEKYGEIEEMNVCDNLGDHLVGNVYVKFRREEDAERAVAELNNRWFNGQAVHAELSPVTDFRESCCRQSPPRSHTGHRSRERNRRRSPDHRHGHF, from the exons ATGGCCGAATATTTAGCTTCGATATTCGGGACTGAGAAGGACAA GGTTAACTGCTCTTTTTACTTTAAGATCGGGGCCTGCCGGCACGGGGACCGGTGCTCCCGGCTTCACAACAAACCGACTTTCAGCCAG ACCATAGTGCTGCTCAACCTGTACCGGAATCCACAGAACACCGCCCAAACCGCAGACGGATCGCACT GTCACGTGAGCGACGTGGAGGTGCAAGAACGCTATGATAACTTCTTCGAG GAAGTGTTCACGGAACTGCAGGAGAAGTACGGGGAGATTGAAGAGATGAATGTGTGCGACAACCTGGGGGATCACCTCGTGGGCAATGTTTATGTCAAG TTTCGGCGCGAGGAGGATGCAGAGCGGGCAGTCGCTGAACTCAATAACCGCTGGTTCAACGGGCAGGCTGTGCATGCCGAGCTGTCTCCCGTCACTGACTTCCGGGAGTCGTGCTGTCGGCA GTCACCCCCAAGGTCCCATACCGGCCACCGTTCCCGAGAAAGAAATCGACGACGGTCCCCAGACCACCGGCATGGCCATTTCTGA